Below is a genomic region from Brassica oleracea var. oleracea cultivar TO1000 chromosome C9, BOL, whole genome shotgun sequence.
TGTTCCACAAGTAGAAAAATAAATAAAAAATATAAGAAAACATACTCATACTTAAAACCATGTTTATATGGTATAAGAAAAGACGAGATATGTACCTTAATAATCTCAGATGGGCGGAAACCACCCATCCACAAGAAGCAACGCTCGGCTGGAGTTTTCCACGCGCCAGAAATGAGGTGGAACACATCGGTCTTAGCGACCATGGCCTTGAGGTTAATCAAATGGTCATAGTGAGCTAAACAAGTGTCTACAAACATCCTAAGCTCGTTCTCGGCCAAGTGCTCTTGTGTCGCCACCCTTAGTTCGGTTAACAGCCTCTGCTGCTCCTCCAACCATCTCGTGTATTCCATATCGAACACCGCTGCTTCTGCTACACGTTGGATTTACTCACTTACACTCATTTTACGATTTTTCCAGTCATATGCATGACGAAACTGTTACGTACCAGAGCTCGTGTAGCAGGGACCAATGGGCATCCCACCTTGCTGTTGATCTCCTCCCATAAGCGACCCTCCATAGAATACGCCCTAAACCATCCGAAATCAAAATAGTAAACTTTAGACTTTTAGTGAAATAATTAATTATACAAATATAGACTTATATGAAAAAGATAGGTGAAAAAAAATTACTTGGGATCTGGCCCGTTGAATCTCTTGTTCTAGTTGGGTCAGCTTAATCCTGCATGACTCAAGTTGCTGAACATAAGCCTGTCGTAATTTACCAAAGTACATAGCGTCAGCATAAATCATTCTATAATATCAGAAATTATAATCGCATATACTGATGAAGTGTATAGATGCTGACTTTTTTTCGTAATCTGCTTTTCCTTGCTGCTTCTCTGTTCTGTGCTAGTCTTCTCAATGTCTGTTGTAAAAAAAAAGGAAATTTATAAACATAAAGAAAAGAAACTACCAAACACAAAACAGTAAATTTTCATTTTAATCTTATTTATTTATATATGATAACAGTACTCACCTTAGGGTCTGATGATTTTGGTGTGTCATGGTCTGATGAGGCAAGACCCTTGCGGTTCCCTTCTTTCTGCCATAACATTTGTGTATGACTCATCAACTTATAAAACGACTCGACCAGGTCTAAGATTAAATTCCATTTATATATATATCAACAAGGAAACTTAATAATATTAATAAAAAGATAGAGACCTTGATTGATTTAGAAGGTTGAGGAAGTTGAAACTGAGAATGATTGGTCAAGTCCATGGATGGCTCGGAAGATGGTCGAGTCGAACCACTAGGTGCAACAGCCTGAAACAAACCTGTATTATCAGTCTTACCAAACACATTATAAACAAACCAACAAAGAAGAAAAAGAATCAAAATCAGTAGGCATTAGAAAAATGAGAAACGTATAATAATTGGCCTGACTTGATATTATATGAAACAGCTAGTAGTTGCGCTGACATTATATTAGAGTAGATACATAAACCAACTAAAACTGGTATATATAAAGAAAAATATAGTAATTATTATTACATTTGGTGTAGAAGAAGAAGGAGGCGGCTCTATGTGCATCGGCTTAGATGGAAAGATGTTGAGCGTCGATGTTGGAGGTCTCATAGCCAAATTCTCTGCCATATAAGATTCATAGATATATATATGAGTCATGTGATGTATGTGGAAATGGTCTGGTTGTGTATATATAATATGTGAGTGGACTAGTTCTAATATGAAGAAAAAGGAGAGAGAGAAAAAGGGTTTAAACAAGAGTTTGAAGTAAAAGGGATATGGATTGAAAGATTTGATGTCTGAAAAGAGAGGATCTGGTCAAAGCTGAAAGTATAGTACTGATGGCAGAAGAAAGATTGAAATCTGTTTGGCATGCTTTTGCTGTGTCTCTCTCTCCCTCTCTCTCTCTCTCTCTCTCGATCTCTCTCTCTCTCTCTCTCTCTCTCTCTCTTCACAAGGGAATCTTCCTAATCTGCTAAAACAAAACCAAACCCCAATTCCCAAAAAAAGAAAGGAGAGAGAGAAAGAGCATACGAGTTGTGTGATGATGAGGTAAAGGAGCAGTTGATGGTTGATCATGATGTCCTTGTCCATCAAGATAGAGGAAGAGTGATGGGTCTATCTCTCCAAGATCATACCCATCTTTGTTCCTGAAACATATACACATAAACAAAAAGCTCTTAATTAACTTCAAGATCATCAGTTCAAAACGTTTATATATGACTTTAGGTCTAAAAAAACTCTTTAGGTTACATGAAGTTTCCACTGGAAGACGTGGCTGAGGCTGATGATAACTGTTGATGATGATTCTGGTGATGACCTTGCATCTGATGATGTTTGAGGGAGTGTGTGATAGTAACAGGAGAAAGATGATGATAGAAGAGAAATTGATGATCTATCTCTTTATGTTGGTCTACTCCTGAGGCAGCAACTTATGATGATGACGGTGGCTTTTGATCACTAGGTGATATATCTTCTTAATTCTTCGTCTATATAACTATAATTATTTATCTTTATATTCTTAGAAAGAGATAGAGCTTATGTAACGGAGCATTTAATGCTACTTTTGGTGTTTACAGAGAGAAATATAGAGAGAGGTCGGTTTATATTGTATTGGAGAGGGTGATATTGGAGAATTATGGAGATTGGAGAAGAGAAGCAAAAGACAAACTCCTTTATTTTCTATTTTTGTTGCTTTCTTATTATAATTTTATATATTCTCCACCTTAAAATATTAGAAGACGACTTTGTTTTTGTGTAAACCCAAGAAAAAATATTCTGATAAAGTGGTCAAGAACATGTCCTTTTCCATCCCTCTCTCTCTAGATAAAAATTGCTGATAACAAACTTGTATAAATATTTTTTGTTTGTTTTCTAAATAATTATTTTATTCCCTTATTGTTCAACTATATTCTTCAAATATCAGATTTTAAAAATGCAGTATACAGTTTCCAATTCCAAGGGATATCATATTATAAGAAGACTAATTAAAATACTAATGATAAATTAACAGGTCTTACATTCAATGGATAAAACCACCAGAGAGTATGAACAAGTAAACTGATTGATCTGTTCCATTAAAACTTGATTGTATGGGCCGGGCCCTCTAATACGGGCCTTGGTTCCATCAAAACCCATAAATAACGGACCGGAGTAAATTGATTCGGTTAGCTCAAAACCGGGTTCGGTATATTCGATGAGACCTGTGAAATTGATGCGTTTCTCTTTGGTCTTAACGAGCAAAAAACCTTATTGAAGTGAAGAAATCACTTGGGAGATAGATAAAATTGATCTTTGGTGAAGATGCAGAGGCAAGACGATGTTCGTAATCTTCCCATTGACATCACCTTCTCTCGTCTCGGCGGTAATGCACAATCTCAATAAGCGTGTTCTAAACGTTTGAATTCGAATCTGTTTAATTTGATTTGAATTTTTGTTGGATTGGAAGAATGGTTGGTGGATCGGAAGAGAATCCCTGCGGATTGGAGGAAGAAAGTGGCTGCGATCAGGGTCAAAATCTCGAAAGAGTTCTCGTCTTTGCCTAAAGACATCGATCCTTACTTTCAAACCCTAGATCCTGATGGTAACTCTTGTCTGTTAAAAAAAAAAAAAACAATCTTTATTAAAAATATTGTCTTTATTTCTTATGCTTAGCTATCACTTGAACTAAAAGTGTTAAGTCTTTGTTTTTGAAAATGCCAAAGAACTTTGCTTTTGCATCTTTGTGATCATTGTTTTACTTGCAGTGATTGGTTACTTGGAGGCTAAAAAGATATATGAGATTCTCCTCAAGACAACTCCTGAGAGCCGCAACATCTTTGGTCGTCTTTCTGGTGCTTCTGTGAGTAAAACACCCAACGTGTGTTCATTGTCTACATGAACAGGTTATCTATGATCTGTTGTGTTTCCCTTTGTCTAGGGAGTCTGGGAAGCAATCGTTCGTGCGTTTGAGAAAGATCACATTTATCTCGGGGAGGCAGCTCAGATAATTATTCAGAATGTCAATTACGAAATGTAAAGTTGCTTTCTTCTAACATTTAATGTCTCTATGCTATAGTGACAAATGATTATTTTTTTGTAGCCCATATCTGAAGAAGCAAGTGCAAAAGGTTCAGCAACAGATGTCGGAGCTTGATCGTAAAGAAGCTGATATCAAAAGAAGCGTTGCACTCTCAGCTACCAAGTACGAGGAAGCTTGCCGAGAGCTTGGCTTGCAGGTTTATTAGTTGTAAACTTGGTTTGATCCATAGGTTTTAGAAGCATCAAATAACGTTCAAACATTATTGATTTTGAAGGGAAACAATGTGAGGCGTGAACTCTTGGAGACTGCAAATTCGCTTCCAACCACCTTTGCTAAGATTCTGGAAGTTATCAACAGTGAGTCAGTATCAGCGGCAATGGAGTACTACTCTGCCTATGTTAAAGATGTTCATACTGAGAAAGATGTAAAACTTTATTCTCTCTTTCTAAATTTTTTGTGTTCCTTCTGTTCTGAAGATTGAACTGATTCTGTTTTGATCTGTCTGCAGAAGCCTTTGAGGGTTGTCCTAGAGAATTTGAAAGACATTCGCGAAAATCCACCATCGCTAAGTGTTTTAGGAGCCTTTGAAGCTCTTGATGGTGATAATGTTCAGTCATCTGAGAATGCAAACGGTACAGATGTGGCTGCAGACAGTATCGATTGGGATATTGCGCTTGACACTGCTGAGATAGATTGGGATGTTAGTATGGTGGAAGAAGTCGATAGTGGAAATGATCTAGGTTCGTATGAAATCGTCAATGCTAGTGATATTCCCGAGAATAAAGTGGAAGGAGGCCCTGAGGTTGATGTTTCTGAGATTTCTTGGGATGTAAGCGTTGAGACACCTCAGGTTGAAGAGATAGCTGATTCGTCTTCGCTAGAATCAGGCCAGGAGAAGCAGATACAGTCCACAGATCAAGTCTTCGGGAGTGGAGAAGAGAGGAGCCAGCTGTTGGAGACGGAGTATAGGAACAAGATCCTTGATGATTTGTATGAGGTACTACTCTTATCCCTACTGACTATTTAGTGCTCGCGGCTAGACACGTGATGTGGTTTCTCTTCGTTTCAGGTAAAGGCGTTTTTGAACCAGCGATTGATAGAACTAAGAAACGAGGATACTCTGTCCCTGCAACACCATGTGCAAGCAGTTGCGCCCTTGGTTCTTCAGCAGTATTCTCCTGAAATCATTGAGCCAATGGTGGTTGATATCTCCATGGCCATCTCATTGCTAACAAACAAGAAAACTAGAGATCTGGTCATGATTCTCAACTCCAAAAGGTACTTCAAGGCTAAATAATCTCTGAGACAAGTGTATCGAAGCGAGTTCCATATGATATATAATGTATATAATTTTGTGGTGCAGATTCCTAGATAGGCTTGTGTCGGAGCTGGAGGAGAAGAAGCACCGTGAAGTGAAGTTAAAAGAGAGCTTGAAAGATGTGGGTAGAAGACGCATGGAGCTTCAGAACTCTCTCTCTTCTATATGGCCAAAACAGGTGAGCTACTATCAGATAGGCTGTTCTCAAATAGCATATAGGTTTTACTTGTGTTTTTGGCGGAAGTGTGAATTGAGATTTAACAAATGATGTTTAATAATGTGATGAATGCAGGAAGCTGCGCTTGTGAAAACAAGAGCACTGAAGGAACTATGTGAGACAAGTCTATCTTCCATATTTGAGGGCAGGCGTGTGAATATTAGAGGAGAGATCAATACTCTGTTGAACGCTGGGGTTTCTGCTTAGTGTTTTTGATCTCTCTTTTGTATTGGCTGCTTCTAGAAAACTTAGTTCCAGACTTTTTTCTTCCTACAGGGGTTCTCTTGTTTCAAACTCTTTTTTTTTCTATGATATATATACTAAGGAACGTCCTTTGACTGTTTATTAAGAAAATAAAATAACATTTAAAACCCCACCTGGAAATTCAAAAGGAAATAACATCCGAAATTTTAAATTCCACGCCCTTTTTATTGTTGGATTTAAAGCTCTCCAAAAAGTGATCAACCTTCTTAAGTGGTAACGTTTTTGAATTGTTTTTTTTTAGATTTTGTTACGTTCTCTGTTTTGAAGTAGTCATGTTTTTTTAGCCAGGCCAATTTTTGTCAAATATTTTCCTTTTTAAAAAGAACAAAACAATTTTTCTTTTCATTATAACATTTTCAAGGTTTTTAGGGGAGTTTTTATATAAGCTGAAACTTAGTGTGAACTTGTGTCAACAAATAGAACATGGTGTCCTGTCATTAAGATCGTTAGAGATAGTATGTTCATTTACCTTGACACTTATGATCATTATGTTCTTCTTAATCGATCTAGCAATTATAAAAATTCCCCTTCTCGTGTGTTTTGTTTGTTGTTTGCTGGTGCCTTTTTGTTACGCTCTCAATAATGATTGCTACGTTGGTTTATATCTGATGTTTCCGGTAGATGAGATTAGGATAGAGTTAGCTGATGTAAGTCAACTATAGTTTTTAAGTTGGGATTGTGATTCAGAATTTGTATTGGCTAGAAAACTTTTTTCTTACTACAGGGTGTTGTCTTGTTCAAACTCTTTTTATTATACTAAGAAACTTCCTTTTTACAATGACAAGTTTATTATTATCAGCATCACCATATGCTCAGAACTATTCTTTTGAAAGTAACGAATATGTATATGAAGAAGAAGAAGAGATACAGGAAAATTTCAGTTGGAGATGTGGCTTGAGGTAGGTGAGGAGAGGAAACGTGTGCGTGTAGAGCAGAAAGATTTGCTAAAAGGGTCAACCTCTGTCTTGTCTGCTACGCTGCTTGATTCCTTGTTCTGTTTCTGTATCAGTGCAGTGAGTGCTTCCACTATTTCTGAAACCGGTGGTCTAAACTCCTTCTCTGCCTGCTTATGGAAACGAATGATTTACTTCTTGTATTTGTAAATGAAGAAGCTATTGACAATTATACCTGAGTGCATAGGGAGATAATGTCTGCGTAGTGTGAGGCGACTCTTGAGGAGAATGTGCCGACTATGCCTTGATCAATCATCTGTTCTAAGCTTCGCCTGTCATGAAGTCTGGTCGATGCCCATTTCACCAGTAGCTGTTCTCCTTCTGGTCGCGAGCTGCAAATAGTTCAACCAAAAGGCTTATCTATTGCACCCAGCAAGTATTTGAAATGCTTTGTGTTACCTGTCGAATGCTTTCCTTCCTGTTAACAGTTCCAAGAGTAGCACACCCAGTGCAAAAGTGTCGCTCTTTGTGCCACTGCTTCCTGGTTGTCCATGTTCTGGTGCAATGTAGCCAGTGTTTTGTATCGCTATCTCTGAAGCCTGCGCCAAATATTACAAAACTCATTAGGTATCAGTCATTAGAAGTAATCGAGACACAGACTAATATAACCGTTCTTTACTTACCCGAAGCTTGACACTGTTGCTTGTAAGTGGCCTCAAACTAGCAAGCCCACAGTCAGCAATGCGAGGTGTAAGTTCTTCGTCTAGCAAAATGTTTGTTGCTTTCAGATCGCTATGGGCAATAGGAAGGCTAAACGACGAGTGCAAATAGCTGAAAATTAAGATTCAAAGTCAATCCATGCAAGGATTGGGAATAAGCTACTATTTATGTTTGAGAAGATAAGGATACTTACTCCAGAGCTCGGGCAACTCCAATAGCAATGCGAAGACGCAAACCCCATGAAAGTGGCTTGTATACTTTGTCATGCATCGCATTGTACAAGGACAAATGCCCAACATACTCATAGACAAGAAGGTGCTGCCCATTATCAATGCAGAAACCGAGAAGGGTCACAATGTTTGGATGTCTTAGTTTGGAAGCTGTCTGAAGCACTTCGGTAAATTTTTCCTCTTCATGTAAAGACAGCGAAGACATTGGGATGTTTCTCACAGCCGCAAACTGAAACATCAATGGATGAGAAACGTATAATGAAAATTTCTCATTTTGAATTTTCGAAGAGAGAGAGAGAGGAGAGGATATATACTTGACCATCAGGCAACTTTGCTCTGTAAACAGAACCAATAGGACCCTCTCCAAGTAGGTTTTTCTCACTGAACCCGTCAGTTGCTAGTTGAAGCTCTGCAGCTGAGAAAAGCTTCGCATACGCTGGATATTGGCATGAAGCAGAGAAGCTTTTTCGTCCTGCTGGCTTATCGATTCTGACAGGTGGAGGAGGTACACGTCTCAGCTGAGGAATTGGCGGTGGCCGGATCCTTTTCATCTGTGGGTTATCTTCAGGTGCAGCAGAAAATTCTGTTACATGCAAAGGTAAATAAAATCAGTCAGGAATCAGAATTGCAACAATGAGGGGCAAAGAAAGGCATAATAGTATCACCTCGGCCTGTACTGACTGGAAGAGTGTACGTTGTGCTACTGTTGCTTCTGTGACTAGCGGCAAGGTTTTGTGCTCGTCGATGATTCATTCCAACTGCGAAAAGTGCAAAGAAAGTTCCAAGCAAAGCCACTCCACCAACCAGTAAAACCATACTCCCTGCTCCTATGCCCTTCTTCTTCTTCTTTATAACCTTCTGAGGTCTAGGAAAGTTCATAATGGCACTTGACTCAGTAGTTGGATAGCCAGTAGCATTTTGAATCATTGGTATGACATCCAAAGGGAATTTCCACGGTTTATAGTTGGGCTCTACATGGAACTTGTTTCCCCAAATCCTGCTCGGCATAACACCATTGATAATCATGAGTGTCTGAGCCAACTTTTTGAGACGAAGGGAGTAGTAAACTCACCACAGATGAGGAATGGACTGAAAATGACTTGGGATAATACCACTGAACTGGTTATCTTCGATATTCCTGAGGACATGTGTGAGAAGAAGCGGTTTGAGCTAGATGAAATAAAGGAAGCTCAATGAAATGCAAAATCAAAGCACAAAGAGAGAGTTAACTACAGGTCAGTTAAAGGTAGATCCGAGAGATAGATGATTGATCCGGTAAACCTGTTGTTCTGGAGGTACCTGCAGTTTTGTTATCACAGAAGCAAAAAACCATTATTAGACTTACACCTACGTGCAGAAAGCAGTTTACAAATCAAATTCTGAGATACGTACAGTGATGTTAGATTCATCAGAGATCCAAAAGAGCTCGGTAGATCTCCCGTCAGGTTATTGAATGACAGATCCCTGGCAAATTCAACATTATATGAATATGCGTGACATTTGGTTATCTGCATATCGTGATGAAAGGCTAACATAACTGAACCTAAGACTCACATTTCTTTAATTTGTAGCCCAGAAAACACATTTCCAAGAGGTCCAGTTAAAGAATTATGGCTCAAATTCCTAGAGGACAGACAGAGGAAGCCATTACTTAGACAAAATCAATGAAAAAGGAAGGGCAATGGCAGATTTGGAATAAGGCACTTACAGGTACACAAGAGATGTCAAAAGAGGTAAGGAAAAAGGGAGACCCTGGGTCAGATTGTTATAAGCCAAGTTTCTGTAATCGACAAACAAACAAGACATTAGTGCATTCCACTGCGGTGTAAGCTTAAATGAATGATGAACGAACTTGGATGAAACGCTTACATGTGGGTAGTATTTGGAGGCAAGCCAAACGGAATTTCACCTTG
It encodes:
- the LOC106315893 gene encoding transcription factor TGA2 isoform X1; this translates as MQGHHQNHHQQLSSASATSSSGNFMNKDGYDLGEIDPSLFLYLDGQGHHDQPSTAPLPHHHTTQNLAMRPPTSTLNIFPSKPMHIEPPPSSSTPNAVAPSGSTRPSSEPSMDLTNHSQFQLPQPSKSIKKEGNRKGLASSDHDTPKSSDPKTLRRLAQNREAARKSRLRKKAYVQQLESCRIKLTQLEQEIQRARSQGVFYGGSLMGGDQQQGGMPIGPCYTSSAEAAVFDMEYTRWLEEQQRLLTELRVATQEHLAENELRMFVDTCLAHYDHLINLKAMVAKTDVFHLISGAWKTPAERCFLWMGGFRPSEIIKVIVNQIEPLTEQQIVGICGLQQSTHEAEEALSQGLEALNQSLSDSIVSDSLSPASAQLPPHLSNFMSHMSLALNKLSSLEGFVLQADNLRHQTIHRLNQLLTTRQEARCILAVAEYFHRLQALSSLWLARPRQDG
- the LOC106313092 gene encoding CDK5RAP3-like protein; translated protein: MQRQDDVRNLPIDITFSRLGEWLVDRKRIPADWRKKVAAIRVKISKEFSSLPKDIDPYFQTLDPDVIGYLEAKKIYEILLKTTPESRNIFGRLSGASGVWEAIVRAFEKDHIYLGEAAQIIIQNVNYEIPYLKKQVQKVQQQMSELDRKEADIKRSVALSATKYEEACRELGLQGNNVRRELLETANSLPTTFAKILEVINSESVSAAMEYYSAYVKDVHTEKDKPLRVVLENLKDIRENPPSLSVLGAFEALDGDNVQSSENANGTDVAADSIDWDIALDTAEIDWDVSMVEEVDSGNDLGSYEIVNASDIPENKVEGGPEVDVSEISWDVSVETPQVEEIADSSSLESGQEKQIQSTDQVFGSGEERSQLLETEYRNKILDDLYEVKAFLNQRLIELRNEDTLSLQHHVQAVAPLVLQQYSPEIIEPMVVDISMAISLLTNKKTRDLVMILNSKRFLDRLVSELEEKKHREVKLKESLKDVGRRRMELQNSLSSIWPKQEAALVKTRALKELCETSLSSIFEGRRVNIRGEINTLLNAGVSA
- the LOC106319014 gene encoding protein STRUBBELIG-RECEPTOR FAMILY 2 isoform X2 yields the protein MGVFCSGSSIVELQLRGLKLLGSLGNQLQHLHNLKNLDVSFNNLQGEIPFGLPPNTTHINLAYNNLTQGLPFSLPLLTSLVYLNLSHNSLTGPLGNVFSGLQIKEMDLSFNNLTGDLPSSFGSLMNLTSLYLQNNRFTGSIIYLSDLPLTDLNIEDNQFSGIIPSHFQSIPHLWIWGNKFHVEPNYKPWKFPLDVIPMIQNATGYPTTESSAIMNFPRPQKVIKKKKKGIGAGSMVLLVGGVALLGTFFALFAVGMNHRRAQNLAASHRSNSSTTYTLPVSTGREFSAAPEDNPQMKRIRPPPIPQLRRVPPPPVRIDKPAGRKSFSASCQYPAYAKLFSAAELQLATDGFSEKNLLGEGPIGSVYRAKLPDGQFAAVRNIPMSSLSLHEEEKFTEVLQTASKLRHPNIVTLLGFCIDNGQHLLVYEYVGHLSLYNAMHDKVYKPLSWGLRLRIAIGVARALDYLHSSFSLPIAHSDLKATNILLDEELTPRIADCGLASLRPLTSNSVKLRASEIAIQNTGYIAPEHGQPGSSGTKSDTFALGVLLLELLTGRKAFDSSRPEGEQLLVKWASTRLHDRRSLEQMIDQGIVGTFSSRVASHYADIISLCTQAEKEFRPPVSEIVEALTALIQKQNKESSSVADKTEVDPFSKSFCSTRTRFLSSPTSSHISN
- the LOC106315893 gene encoding transcription factor TGA2 isoform X2, which codes for MQGHHQNHHQQLSSASATSSSGNFMNKDGYDLGEIDPSLFLYLDGQGHHDQPSTAPLPHHHTTQNLAMRPPTSTLNIFPSKPMHIEPPPSSSTPNAVAPSGSTRPSSEPSMDLTNHSQFQLPQPSKSIKKEGNRKGLASSDHDTPKSSDPKTLRRLAQNREAARKSRLRKKAYVQQLESCRIKLTQLEQEIQRARSQGVFYGGSLMGGDQQQGGMPIGPCYTSSEAAVFDMEYTRWLEEQQRLLTELRVATQEHLAENELRMFVDTCLAHYDHLINLKAMVAKTDVFHLISGAWKTPAERCFLWMGGFRPSEIIKVIVNQIEPLTEQQIVGICGLQQSTHEAEEALSQGLEALNQSLSDSIVSDSLSPASAQLPPHLSNFMSHMSLALNKLSSLEGFVLQADNLRHQTIHRLNQLLTTRQEARCILAVAEYFHRLQALSSLWLARPRQDG
- the LOC106319014 gene encoding protein STRUBBELIG-RECEPTOR FAMILY 2 isoform X1; protein product: MTIKQQWRRLAAVMLTAMLFALAETDTDPLEVSALQDVYKSLNAPPQLRGWKLEGGDPCGEVWMGVFCSGSSIVELQLRGLKLLGSLGNQLQHLHNLKNLDVSFNNLQGEIPFGLPPNTTHINLAYNNLTQGLPFSLPLLTSLVYLNLSHNSLTGPLGNVFSGLQIKEMDLSFNNLTGDLPSSFGSLMNLTSLYLQNNRFTGSIIYLSDLPLTDLNIEDNQFSGIIPSHFQSIPHLWIWGNKFHVEPNYKPWKFPLDVIPMIQNATGYPTTESSAIMNFPRPQKVIKKKKKGIGAGSMVLLVGGVALLGTFFALFAVGMNHRRAQNLAASHRSNSSTTYTLPVSTGREFSAAPEDNPQMKRIRPPPIPQLRRVPPPPVRIDKPAGRKSFSASCQYPAYAKLFSAAELQLATDGFSEKNLLGEGPIGSVYRAKLPDGQFAAVRNIPMSSLSLHEEEKFTEVLQTASKLRHPNIVTLLGFCIDNGQHLLVYEYVGHLSLYNAMHDKVYKPLSWGLRLRIAIGVARALDYLHSSFSLPIAHSDLKATNILLDEELTPRIADCGLASLRPLTSNSVKLRASEIAIQNTGYIAPEHGQPGSSGTKSDTFALGVLLLELLTGRKAFDSSRPEGEQLLVKWASTRLHDRRSLEQMIDQGIVGTFSSRVASHYADIISLCTQAEKEFRPPVSEIVEALTALIQKQNKESSSVADKTEVDPFSKSFCSTRTRFLSSPTSSHISN